The following coding sequences are from one Gemmatimonadota bacterium window:
- a CDS encoding erythromycin esterase family protein, whose product MRSRRDLSYEHYFSSAGMPSFILDLRAPDLVSGDRAWLAGPREARGIGCCYDPGMPSRYWSSQRLPELYDAIIHIERTRATTVLPATLPTDFSGN is encoded by the coding sequence TTGAGATCACGCAGAGATCTTTCGTACGAGCACTACTTCTCCTCAGCCGGCATGCCGAGTTTCATCCTCGATCTCCGGGCACCGGACCTCGTTTCGGGGGACAGAGCCTGGCTGGCTGGCCCACGCGAGGCCCGCGGTATCGGGTGCTGCTACGATCCGGGCATGCCCTCGCGGTACTGGTCCTCGCAGCGCCTCCCGGAGCTCTACGACGCGATCATACATATCGAGCGCACGCGCGCCACGACCGTTCTGCCGGCCACTCTCCCGACGGACTTTTCGGGGAACTGA